The following proteins are encoded in a genomic region of Huiozyma naganishii CBS 8797 chromosome 9, complete genome:
- the GCD10 gene encoding tRNA 1-methyladenosine methyltransferase subunit GCD10 (similar to Saccharomyces cerevisiae GCD10 (YNL062C); ancestral locus Anc_2.246), with product MDPLKEIAFDQHVIVTLPSEKGKIVELKANGSVSLGKFGAFYVNDVVGYPLGTKFEIYYEDQVAGTEEYAPLTKRDTKKVPIGKVRVLERDTSLASSAPNVSTREGTADNVELANVKSSENNRDLINLGSEIQKMSASEIEELKKQSMSSNEIISRIIESHGSFDKKTVHSQEKYLKRKKQKFNKEFTIDYLSSSALLDFLIEKGDIQRVLDLSEETMGMLLNLANVRANGTYLCMDETGGLVVYAMMERMFGGTDCADAVGTIVVLHENEHANLDLLKFSNYSEQFIGERIVTVSLLDFFEPARVEEIESRFQPLPKEEVFALKAGKKNTYYRKLKWYKTQMRLLKYTTDVAHDGLVVASTLYLPELIPLLSDRVHGSRPVVCYSQFKETLLELSHVLYADLRFLAPTIYETRCRPYQTIRGKLHPLMTMRGGGGYLLCAHRVIPTDPEK from the coding sequence ATGGACCCATTGAAGGAGATTGCGTTTGACCAGCACGTCATTGTGACGCTGCCCTCGGAGAAGGGCAAGATTGTTGAGTTGAAGGCGAACGGTTCTGTGTCATTGGGGAAGTTTGGTGCGTTTTATGTCAACGATGTAGTTGGGTACCCATTGGGGACCAAGTTTGAAATCTATTACGAGGATCAAGTTGCAGGGACGGAGGAGTATGCGCCCCTGACGAAGCGTGACACGAAGAAAGTGCCCATTGGGAAAGTCCGAGTGTTGGAGCGGGATACTAGTTTAGCGTCGTCTGCTCCGAATGTTTCGACGCGGGAGGGGACAGCGGATAACGTTGAGTTGGCGAATGTGAAGAGCAGCGAGAACAATCGGGACTTGATAAACCTCGGGAGCGAGATCCAGAAGATGTCGGCGTCTGAGATcgaggagttgaagaagcagtCGATGTCTAGTAACGAGATCATTTCTAGGATTATAGAGTCCCATGGGTCCTTTGACAAGAAGACTGTGCACTCTCAGGAGAAGTACTTGAAGcggaagaagcagaaatTCAACAAGGAGTTCACGATCGATTACTTGAGCAGTTCCGCGTTACTCGATTTCTTGATTGAAAAGGGTGATATCCAGAGGGTATTGGATTTATCTGAGGAGACGATGGGGATGCTTTTGAACCTGGCCAATGTGCGTGCCAACGGGACGTACCTGTGCATGGACGAGACCGGTGGACTTGTGGTGTATGCGATGATGGAGAGGATGTTTGGCGGCACGGACTGTGCAGACGCAGTGGGCACTATTGTAGTTCTTCATGAGAATGAGCATGCCAATTTGGACTTGCTAAAGTTTTCCAATTACTCTGAACAGTTTATTGGTGAACGTATTGTGACAGTCTCTCTGTTAGATTTTTTTGAGCCCGCGAGGGTAGAGGAGATCGAGTCCCGGTTCCAGCCACTTCCGAAGGAGGAAGTGTTTGCATTGAAAGCTGGTAAGAAGAACACATACTATCGGAAATTGAAATGGTACAAGACCCAGATGCGGCTGTTGAAGTACACGACGGATGTCGCTCATGATGGACTCGTTGTGGCGAGCACTCTGTACTTACCGGAGCTGATACCGTTGCTAAGTGATCGAGTACACGGTTCGCGACCCGTTGTTTGTTACAGCCAGTTCAAGGAGACCCTGCTGGAACTATCGCACGTGCTGTACGCTGACCTTCGGTTCCTTGCGCCCACTATCTACGAGACCCGGTGCCGGCCGTACCAGACGATACGAGGCAAGTTACACCCTTTGATGACGATGcgtggtggtggtgggtACCTCCTGTGTGCACACCGTGTGATCCCCACGGACCCGGAGAAGTAG
- the MTQ1 gene encoding S-adenosylmethionine-dependent methyltransferase (similar to Saccharomyces cerevisiae MTQ1 (YNL063W); ancestral locus Anc_2.245): protein MPRIPCRVVRRCAAVHPLLPLLLAECRTFDEARREFQWLVDGVPPGRRRLARACLARHRHVPLQYILGSQPFGPVEIRCRRSVLIPRWETEEWASALAGRVGPGRGGVPGGVPGGVPGGVPGGVPGGVPGGVPGGVPLRAVDLCTGTGCVPILLRAEWAWAAAAVEWLAVDCAPAAVALAAANERRTRAGRSVGEIRVVSGDVLQGPADCSAVPPRIHLLTCNPPYIPAERFLADVSVSVRVYEPRLALVGELHFYRNLVEKWLDRTDSFVYELGEFKQAKYVRDCIAADGRLNKMWSVGVKFDSAGKIRCVYGYRNDATLDYKSIYQEFGNLIYTPRL, encoded by the coding sequence ATGCCGAGAATTCCCTGCCGCGTGGTGCGGCGGTGCGCGGCGGTGCACccgctgctgccgctgctgttggCGGAGTGCAGGACTTTTGACGAGGCCAGGCGGGAGTTCCAGTGGCTCGTGGACGGGGTGCCCCCCGGGCGCCGGCGGCTGGCCCGGGCCTGCCTCGCGCGGCACAGACACGTCCCGCTGCAGTACATCCTGGGCAGCCAGCCGTTTGGCCCGGTGGAGATCCGCTGCAGGCGGTCGGTGCTGATCCCGCGGTGGGAGACGGAGGAGTGGGCCTCGGCGCTCGCTGGGAGGGTGGGCCCGGGCCGTGGCGGGGTCCCAGGCGGGGTCCCAGGCGGGGTCCCAGGCGGGGTCCCAGGCGGGGTCCCAGGCGGGGTCCCAGGCGGGGTCCCAGGCGGGGTCCCCCTGCGCGCGGTGGATCTTTGCACTGGGACCGGGTGCGTGCCGATCCTGCTGCGGGCGGAGTGGGCGTGGGCGGCTGCAGCGGTGGAGTGGCTCGCAGTGGACTGTGCCCCTGCCGCGGTGGCGCTGGCGGCTGCGAACGAGAGGAGGACCCGGGCGGGGCGCTCGGTCGGGGAGATCCGCGTTGTGAGCGGGGACGTTCTGCAGGGACCGGCGGACTGCAGTGCTGTCCCGCCGAGGATCCACTTGCTGACTTGTAACCCGCCGTATATCCCCGCGGAGCGGTTCCTCGCTGACGTGAGTGTCTCTGTGAGGGTGTACGAGCCGAGGCTTGCGTTAGTTGGTGAACTGCATTTCTACAGGAACCTCGTGGAGAAGTGGCTCGACAGAACAGATTCGTTTGTGTACGAGTTGGGGGAATTCAAACAGGCCAAATACGTAAGGGACTGCATTGCAGCAGACGGCAGACTCAACAAAATGTGGTCTGTCGGTGTTAAATTCGACTCAGCGGGGAAAATAAGGTGCGTCTATGGGTACAGAAATGATGCAACTCTCGATTACAAGAGTATCTACCAAGAGTTCGGTAATCTTATATACACTCCGCGCCTATAA
- the OCA2 gene encoding Oca2p (similar to Saccharomyces cerevisiae OCA2 (YNL056W); ancestral locus Anc_2.251) yields MQLTHYIPPLNFSPVIAADVSLYRSGYPMPINYSFIRDQLNLQTIIYVGDKTDLSEEYVTFLREQGIRFHRIEMESCREEHIQERIEEVLKLVLNVNNFPILIHSNKGKHRVGVIVGIIRKLLQGWSISGIYQEYGLFSGGMKDEVDLEFITMFETDIAVEKDKLPRFAKIYKPIRGD; encoded by the coding sequence ATGCAACTTACACACTATATACCGCCGCTGAATTTCTCACCCGTGATAGCCGCGGATGTGTCGCTATACCGATCCGGCTACCCTATGCCGATAAACTATTCGTTCATTAGGGACCAGTTGAATTTGCAGACGATAATATACGTTGGGGATAAGACGGACCTTTCGGAGGAGTACGTTACATTTTTGCGGGAACAAGGGATCCGGTTCCACCGGATAGAGATGGAGTCGTGTCGGGAGGAGCACATCCAGGAACGAATAGAGGAGGTGTTGAAGTTGGTGTTGAACGTGAACAATTTCCCGATCTTGATACACTCGAATAAGGGGAAGCACAGGGTGGGTGTCATTGTTGGTATAATTAGGAAGCTGTTGCAAGGGTGGTCCATCTCTGGTATATATCAGGAGTATGGGTTGTTTTCTGGCGGGATGAAGGACGAGGTGGATTTGGAGTTTATCACCATGTTTGAAACTGACATTGCTGTTGAGAAGGATAAACTGCCTCGTTTTGCTAAAATATACAAACCCATTAGAGGTGATTAG
- the KNAG0I01850 gene encoding uncharacterized protein (similar to Saccharomyces cerevisiae PRM5 (YIL117C) and YNL058C; ancestral locus Anc_2.250), protein MKSIVEERLLLRDLPKLQIKSTPTTTPAVETHSSHSTDLAKSQTQSAFTTTHSAKLLPALSTRAALTTSSSSSTAAASTTAVVREAIVLPSAEDNPYIYHADDRPEGTVFIAVGSIAAFIGIAIAMWWAVTKYLSHKYTKEKELFDQNNLNYSYMEKQQRWGGYRVASDESLFGIDSSNNGSIGGYKEQLLTPIVSNTSNDDNKPRSDIGAASPWQGHGAGAVATQLDDNILHTPFNPIQDTLQVESNRRSMFISPTIELIQHQRGRTADPTGRHSVYNHNSEVALGSNITDDKTGDLNEPRRTASPQRRARARESPNRKSGSNLRLVPSPVKPLLPREHDLGFPNGTTREGDFRDGTTSGSRKNGHKKTPSMYLDDLLKE, encoded by the coding sequence atgaaatcCATCGTAGAAGAGAGGCTCCTGCTACGAGACCTACCGAAGTTACAGATCAAGTCGACGCCGACAACGACTCCCGCGGTGGAGACACATAGCTCACATTCCACAGATCTGGCGAAGTCCCAGACTCAGAGTGCATTCACCACTACGCATAGTGCGAAGTTGCTTCCAGCTTTGAGTACGAGAGCAGCACTGACAACTTcaagtagtagtagtactgctgctgcttctaCCACTGCTGTAGTACGGGAGGCAATTGTACTTCCATCTGCAGAGGACAATCCTTACATTTATCACGCTGATGACAGGCCAGAGGGCACTGTCTTTATTGCCGTCGGGTCGATAGCAGCGTTTATTGGTATCGCCATTGCTATGTGGTGGGCAGTTACCAAATACCTATCGCACAAGTATACAAAGGAGAAAGAACTCTTTGATCAAAACAACTTGAATTACAGCTATATGGAGAAGCAACAACGTTGGGGTGGTTATAGAGTCGCCTCTGATGAATCGTTGTTTGGAATTGACAGCAGTAATAACGGTAGTATTGGGGGGTACAAAGAACAATTACTCACCCCAATAGTTAGCAATACTAGCAACGATGACAACAAGCCCAGGTCTGATATCGGTGCTGCCTCGCCTTGGCAGGGACATGGGGCTGGAGCGGTTGCCACTCAGCTCGATGACAATATTTTACACACCCCTTTCAACCCAATTCAAGACACTTTGCAAGTAGAATCTAACAGAAGATCAATGTTTATCTCTCCCACAATAGAGCTAATCCAGCATCAACGAGGGAGGACAGCAGACCCCACCGGACGCCACTCCGTATACAATCATAATTCCGAGGTCGCGTTGGGCTCAAATATTACAGACGATAAAACGGGAGATCTGAATGAACCTCGCAGGACAGCATCCCCACAACGAAGAGCACGGGCGAGAGAGAGCCCAAATAGAAAGAGTGGATCCAATTTGAGGCTGGTCCCATCCCCAGTCAAACCTTTATTGCCTAGGGAGCATGACCTAGGATTTCCAAATGGAACCACGAGGGAAGGCGATTTCAGAGACGGGACAACTTCCGGTAGCAGGAAAAATGGTCATAAAAAGACACCTTCGATGTATCTAGATGACTTACTGAAGGAGTGA
- the YDJ1 gene encoding type I HSP40 co-chaperone YDJ1 (similar to Saccharomyces cerevisiae YDJ1 (YNL064C); ancestral locus Anc_2.243), whose protein sequence is MVKDTKLYDVLGVSVTATDVEIKKAYRKMALKFHPDKNPSEEAAEKFKEASSAYEVLSDADKRDTYDQFGLEGLSGAGGMGGAGGGFGFGDDIFSQFFGGAGAQRPRGPQRGRDIKHEINVTLEELYRGKTSKLALNKQILCKTCEGRGGKKGAVKKCSSCNGQGIKFVTRQMGPMIQRFQTECDVCHGAGDIVDPKDRCKSCNGKKVASERKILEVHVDPGMKNGQKVVFKGEADQAPDVIPGDVVFVINEKPHKHFQRSGDNLVYEAEVDLLTAIAGGEFAIEHVSGDWLKVAIVPGEVIAPGARKVIDGKGMPVAKYGGYGNLIIKFTVKFPEPHFTTEENLKKLEEILPQRTPLPQMPKNAHVEDCVLAEFDPSKYDGRNGRGQSYASDEEDEGQGGEGVQCASQ, encoded by the coding sequence ATGGTCAAGGATACAAAACTGTACGACGTGCTCGGCGTCTCCGTGACGGCGACGGACGtggagatcaagaaggcgTACAGGAAGATGGCGCTCAAGTTCCATCCGGACAAGAACCCGTCCGAGGAGGCCGCTGAGAAGTTCAAGGAGGCGTCGTCCGCGTACGAGGTGCTGTCTGACGCGGATAAGAGGGACACTTACGACCAGTTTGGGCTGGAGGGGCTCAGCGGCGCTGGCGGGATGGGCGGTGCCGGTGGTGGGTTCGGTTTCGGTGATGATATCTTCTCTCAGTTCTttggtggtgctggtgccCAGAGGCCCAGGGGCCCACAGAGGGGCAGAGACATCAAACACGAGATCAATGTCACTTTGGAAGAGCTGTACAGGGGGAAGACCTCGAAATTGGCTTTGAACAAGCAGATCCTGTGTAAGACCTGTGAGGGTCGTGGTGGGAAGAAGGGCGCCGTTAAGAAGTGTTCCAGTTGTAACGGGCAGGGGATCAAGTTCGTCACGAGACAGATGGGACCCATGATCCAGAGGTTCCAGACCGAGTGTGACGTGTGTCATGGGGCTGGGGACATCGTCGATCCAAAGGATAGGTGTAAATCTTGTAACGGGAAGAAAGTCGCCTCCGAGAGGAAGATCTTGGAGGTGCACGTCGACCCAGGTATGAAGAACGGCCAGAAAGTCGTGTTCAAGGGGGAGGCAGACCAGGCGCCAGATGTGATCCCGGGGGACGTCGTGTTCGTCATCAACGAAAAACCACATAAACACTTCCAAAGATCCGGCGACAACTTGGTCTACGAGGCAGAGGTCGACCTGCTCACAGCGATCGCTGGTGGTGAATTCGCCATCGAGCACGTCTCTGGGGACTGGCTCAAAGTCGCTATCGTCCCAGGCGAAGTCATCGCTCCGGGGGCCCGCAAAGTCATCGATGGCAAGGGGATGCCCGTCGCGAAATACGGCGGCTACGGTAACTTGATCATCAAATTCACAGTGAAGTTCCCAGAACCTCACTTCACTACAGAGGAAAACctcaagaaactggaagaaatcTTGCCACAGAGAACTCCGTTGCCACAGATGCCAAAGAATGCACACGTAGAAGACTGTGTCCTTGCAGAGTTCGACCCAAGCAAGTACGACGGCCGCAACGGGAGAGGCCAGAGTTACGCCTcagacgaggaggacgagggTCAAGGCGGGGAAGGTGTCCAGTGTGCATCCCAGTAA
- the ARP5 gene encoding actin-related protein ARP5 (similar to Saccharomyces cerevisiae ARP5 (YNL059C); ancestral locus Anc_2.248), translated as MSRDQSLTPLNVDVIDDPPLRREAESFTDPSTYDPNARIAIDFGSYNIRAGYTNQNTPSYIFPTRLTKHRDRKLQKTFTFIGNDTLLDQTIRSQSKSPFDGTLLTNWDYVEDMLEYTFHHLGVSGNNGVSNPLIINERLACLQSQRNSWYQLLFETFDLPEVSFGIDSLFSFYGNSTKEDGLVINCGNEETDVIPIVGGRGILSECKRINWGGSQSTNFLSSLLTLKYPYFPAKLSTLQYTQMYEDYCYTSPDYANEISRYLNLDELEQNNIVLETPFTEVLQPKKTEEELRIQAEKRKETGKRLQEQARQKRVERLVQKTEEYEYFSRVRDQLVDQPKKTILSVLQNAGFEDEQDFKKYLSNLEKSLKKAQATHDGDADDTENADDSPENKFDLVDVPDEELNDEQLKEKRKQKFLKGSFDARRKAKVEKERLAKEHEEAKIRDQQWRESDLSGWIKSKRAKLAVLVKRRKDKIRMKNEMKDRKSQVAQNRMKNLANLAEDSPRSGSKRSRGQATIDNDPNDTFGANDEDWLVYQDITKNPEEFEEALEEEYKDIVELEGMLLEYDPTFTEEDTLDAQYDWRNSTLHLFLRGPRPHDSEDVHQQHQLHLNTERIRVPEILFEPSIAGQDQAGIAELCETILLKKFGSKPGNLSAASSRMVNNVWITGGNARIPGIKNRIVKEFTEFLPAGTPLSVHMSEDPSLDAWKGMAKLANNETDYKNTAVTRKEYEEYGPDYIKEHKLGNTGYFEDVN; from the coding sequence ATGTCCAGGGACCAGTCATTAACTCCTCTAAACGTCGATGTGATTGACGACCCGCCATTGAGGAGAGAAGCAGAAAGTTTTACTGATCCATCGACTTACGATCCCAATGCTCGAATTGCAATCGACTTCGGTTCGTACAATATTCGAGCCGGCTACACAAACCAGAATACACCTTCATACATATTCCCCACTCGGCTGACGAAGCACCGTGATCGGAAATTACAAAAGACTTTCACGTTTATTGGGAATGACACTTTACTAGACCAAACCATCAGGTCGCAGTCCAAATCTCCCTTCGACGGAACTCTACTGACAAACTGGGACTATGTAGAAGATATGCTAGAGTACACTTTCCATCATTTGGGTGTGAGCGGGAACAACGGTGTCTCCAACCCGTTAATTATAAACGAAAGGCTAGCCTGCCTGCAGTCCCAGAGGAACAGTTGGTACCAGCTCCTATTCGAAACCTTTGATTTACCAGAGGTGAGTTTTGGCATAGACAGCTTATTCTCCTTTTATGGTAATAGCACGAAAGAGGACGGCCTTGTGATTAACTGCGGAAACGAGGAGACCGATGTCATACCGATCGTCGGAGGCAGAGGCATATTGAGTGAGTGCAAGCGGATCAATTGGGGTGGTTCTCAGTCGACCAATTTTTTGAGTAGTCTATTGACTTTGAAGTACCCATACTTCCCAGCAAAATTATCCACTTTACAGTACACGCAGATGTACGAGGACTACTGCTACACATCACCAGACTACGCCAACGAGATCAGTCGGTACTTAAACTTAGATGAATTGGAGCAGAACAATATTGTGCTCGAGACACCATTCACAGAAGTGCTCCAACCGAAGAAAACGGAAGAGGAACTCCGAATCCAAGcggagaagaggaaagaaacCGGGAAGAGGTTACAAGAGCAGGCAAGACAGAAACGAGTAGAGAGATTGgttcaaaaaacagagGAATACGAGTACTTTTCCCGGGTTAGAGACCAGTTAGTCGACCAACCCAAAAAGACAATTCTGTCTGTGCTTCAAAACGCAGGTTTTGAAGACGAGCAAGATTTCAAGAAGTACTTGAGCAACCTGGAAAAATCCTTGAAAAAGGCACAAGCAACCCATGACGGTGATGCCGACGATACAGAGAATGCTGATGATTCCCCTGAAAATAAATTCGATCTTGTTGACGTTCCTGATGAAGAGCTAAATGACGAGCAACtcaaggagaagagaaagcagaaatttttgaaggggAGTTTTGATGCCCGGAGGAAGGCAAAGGTGGAGAAGGAGAGGTTGGCCAAAGAGCACGAGGAGGCAAAAATTCGCGACCAGCAATGGCGTGAAAGCGACTTGTCTGGCTGGATTAAAAGCAAACGAGCAAAACTGGCAGTCCTGgtgaaaagaaggaaggaTAAAATTAGAATGAAGAATGAAATGAAAGATCGTAAATCTCAGGTCGCGCAGAATAGGATGAAGAACCTCGCTAACTTGGCAGAGGACTCTCCTCGTTCAGGTTCGAAGAGGAGTAGAGGCCAAGCGACAATTGATAATGACCCCAATGATACCTTTGGTGCAAATGATGAGGATTGGTTAGTGTATCAAGACATAACCAAGAACCCCGAAGAGTTTGAAGAGGCTctggaagaagaatatAAGGACATTGTTGAACTAGAAGGAATGTTGTTGGAATACGATCCGACCTTCACGGAGGAAGACACGTTAGACGCCCAGTATGATTGGAGAAACTCTACCCTCCATCTATTTTTGAGGGGTCCTCGTCCCCACGACAGTGAGGATGTCCACCAACAGCATCAACTGCATTTGAATACAGAGCGTATCAGGGTTCCCGAGATCCTGTTTGAACCTTCTATTGCTGGGCAAGACCAGGCAGGTATTGCTGAACTTTGTGAGACCATTTTGCTCAAGAAATTTGGTTCAAAACCTGGCAACTTGAGCGCAGCAAGTTCGAGAATGGTCAACAATGTTTGGATCACTGGTGGCAATGCTAGGATACCCGGGATTAAAAATAGAATTGTCAAGGAGTTTACAGAGTTCCTACCAGCCGGAACACCTCTCTCCGTCCACATGAGTGAGGACCCCTCTCTGGATGCCTGGAAAGGTATGGCGAAACTGGCTAACAACGAAACAGACTACAAAAACACAGCAGTAACAAGGAAAGAATACGAGGAGTATGGTCCTGATTACATCAAGGAGCACAAATTGGGCAACACCggatattttgaagatgtcAATTAG
- the NOP2 gene encoding rRNA (cytosine-C5-)-methyltransferase NOP2 (similar to Saccharomyces cerevisiae NOP2 (YNL061W); ancestral locus Anc_2.247) → MGSRRHKNKQSAPPSFDEFQAKKDRKAKRVEEKELKSKARAKENAERSLKRAGAEEVRESSKRAKSGAKSRKLSKPEEQEEELPDVDYDALSKAKKSLFDDEEEEEEVSDVVDEDLKDEFDLEQEYQDEDEEAHAKPMFSDDEGDDEGELENLNAANMEFYSKKLDEDEALEAEEAELELAEAQAMQPRADILPSKEEEEALAGEAPNLTATRTRIIELVKVLEDFKNLGAKGRSRSEYVDRLLKDICEYFGYSPFLAEKLFNLFSPAEALEFFEANEIARPITIRTNTLKTRRRDLAQSLVNRGVNLQPIGNWTKVGLQIFDSQVPIGATPEYLAGHYILQAASSFLPVIALDPQENERILDMAAAPGGKTTYISAMMKNTGCVFANDANKNRTKSLIANIHRLGCTNTIVCNYDAREFPKVIGGFDRILLDAPCSGTGVIGKDQSVKVSRTEKDFIQIPHLQKQLLLSAIDSVDANSKKGGIIVYSTCSVAVEEDEAVVDYALRKRPNVKLVETGLLIGKEGFTSFRGKKFHPSVKMTRRYYPHTYNVDGFFVAKFQKTGPSPHDDNQASAKEKEMEARREAADEGIIHSDFAKFDDEEDDKYISKSKKVGLLKKGVNPKAVKPQEK, encoded by the coding sequence ATGGGTAGCAGACGCCACAAGAACAAGCAATCAGCGCCACCCAGCTTTGACGAGTTCCAGGCGAAGAAGGACAGGAAGGCCAAGAGAGTCGAGgagaaggaattgaagagTAAAGCTAGGGCGAAGGAGAATGCCGAGAGATCGCTGAAGAGAGCTGGTGCGGAGGAGGTCAGGGAGTCCTCTAAGAGAGCGAAGTCTGGTGCCAAGTCTAGGAAACTGTCCAAGCCGGAGGAGcaggaggaagagttgCCCGATGTGGACTACGATGCACTGTCCAAGGCAAAGAAATCTCTGTttgacgacgaagaagaagaggaggaggtgaGCGACGTGGTCGATGAAGATTTGAAAGACGAGTTCGATTTGGAACAGGAGTATCAAgatgaggatgaagaaGCTCACGCTAAACCCATGTTTTCTGACGATGAAGGTGACGATGAGGGGGAATTGGAGAATTTGAACGCAGCCAATATGGAGTTCTACTCCAAAAAACTGGACGAAGATGAGGCATTGGAGGCGGAGGAGGCCGAATTGGAACTGGCAGAGGCTCAAGCAATGCAGCCCCGCGCTGATATCCTTCCATCcaaggaagaggaggaggcacTAGCAGGGGAGGCACCAAACTTGACCGCTACAAGAACCAGGATCATTGAACTCGTCAAAGTTCTAgaagatttcaagaatCTGGGTGCAAAGGGGAGGTCAAGATCCGAGTACGTTGACCGTCTACTGAAGGATATTTGCGAGTACTTTGGGTACTCACCCTTCCTTGCCGAAAAGcttttcaacttgttctcGCCTGCTGAAGCGTTGGAGTTCTTCGAGGCGAACGAAATTGCAAGACCGATCACCATCAGAAcgaacactttgaagacgagaagaagagatctGGCACAGTCGCTAGTCAACAGGGGCGTGAATTTACAACCGATTGGGAACTGGACCAAAGTCGGTCTACAAATCTTCGACTCCCAAGTCCCCATTGGTGCCACCCCGGAATACCTAGCAGGTCACTATATCCTGCAAGCCGCATCATCTTTCCTCCCAGTCATTGCATTGGACCCACAGGAAAATGAACGTATCTTGGATATGGCAGCTGCCCCAGGTGGTAAAACGACGTACATTTCTGCCATGATGAAAAACACAGGTTGTGTGTTCGCGAATGATGCTAACAAGAACAGAACGAAATCTCTAATTGCCAATATTCATCGTTTGGGTTGCACAAACACCATCGTGTGCAATTACGATGCTCGTGAATTCCCAAAGGTGATTGGTGGGTTCGATAGAATTTTGTTGGATGCCCCATGTTCAGGTACAGGTGTTATCGGTAAGGACCAGTCTGTCAAAGTCTCCCGTACGGAAAAGGACTTCATTCAGATCCCTCACTTACAAAAGCAACTGCTGTTGTCCGCTATTGATTCCGTGGACGCAAACTCGAAGAAGGGTGGTATAATCGTTTACTCCACTTGTTCTGTCGCcgttgaagaggacgaagCCGTCGTTGACTACGCTTTGAGGAAGAGACCAAACGTTAAGTTGGTAGAGACCGGTCTTCTCATTGGTAAGGAAGGGTTTACCAGCTTTAGAGGTAAGAAGTTCCACCCAAGCGTTAAGATGACTAGAAGATACTACCCTCACACGTATAACGTTGACGGTTTCTTCGTTGCGAAGTTTCAAAAGACCGGTCCATCTCCACACGATGACAACCAGGCAAGCGCCAAGGAGAAGGAAATGGAGGCCAGGAGAGAAGCCGCAGATGAGGGGATTATTCACTCCGACTTCGCTAAGTtcgacgatgaggaggacgatAAATATATCAGCAAATCGAAGAAGGTTggtcttttgaagaagggtGTAAACCCTAAGGCAGTTAAACCACAGGAGAAATGA